A genome region from Dictyoglomus sp. includes the following:
- the gap gene encoding type I glyceraldehyde-3-phosphate dehydrogenase → MAVKVGINGFGRVGRQALKALLEFHKDKVEVVAVNDITDTKTLAHLFKYDSNYGIYKGEVKYTDTSIIIDGHEIRVFSEKDPAKLPWKELGVEIVIESTGLFTDADKAKVHITSGGAKKVIISAPAKGEDITIVLGVNEDKYDPEKHHIISNASCTTNSLAPVAKVLLDNFGIEKGLMTTVHAYTNDQRILDLPHKDLRRARAAALNIIPTSTGAAKAIGRVIPELDGKMHGVALRVPVPTVSVTDLVCIVQKDVTVEEVNSAFKKAAEGKMKGILGVTEEELVSGDFKGTTYSTVVDLPSTIVIGNNLVKVFAWYDNEWGYSCRLADITRLVAEKL, encoded by the coding sequence ATGGCAGTAAAAGTAGGAATTAACGGGTTTGGTAGAGTGGGGAGACAAGCCTTAAAAGCTTTACTTGAATTTCATAAAGATAAAGTTGAAGTGGTTGCGGTAAACGATATTACAGACACAAAAACTCTTGCCCATTTATTTAAATATGATTCCAATTATGGAATTTATAAGGGGGAAGTAAAATATACTGATACATCAATTATTATTGATGGACATGAAATAAGAGTATTTTCTGAAAAAGATCCTGCAAAGCTTCCTTGGAAAGAACTTGGAGTTGAAATAGTAATAGAGTCCACAGGACTTTTTACTGATGCAGATAAGGCAAAGGTACACATAACTTCTGGAGGGGCAAAAAAAGTGATTATTTCTGCTCCTGCAAAAGGGGAAGATATTACCATTGTTCTTGGAGTGAACGAAGATAAATATGATCCAGAAAAACATCACATTATATCTAATGCATCTTGTACCACAAATAGTTTGGCACCAGTGGCAAAGGTTCTTTTAGATAATTTTGGAATAGAGAAAGGTTTAATGACTACTGTACATGCGTATACCAATGATCAGAGAATATTAGATCTTCCCCATAAAGATTTAAGAAGAGCAAGGGCAGCTGCATTGAATATAATCCCCACATCAACAGGAGCAGCAAAAGCTATTGGAAGGGTTATTCCCGAACTTGATGGTAAAATGCATGGGGTTGCTTTAAGAGTTCCTGTTCCTACAGTATCGGTGACAGATCTCGTATGTATAGTTCAAAAGGATGTAACAGTAGAGGAGGTAAATTCTGCTTTTAAGAAGGCAGCAGAAGGAAAAATGAAGGGAATTCTTGGTGTTACTGAGGAAGAGCTTGTTTCAGGAGATTTTAAAGGAACAACTTATTCTACTGTTGTTGATCTTCCATCAACTATTGTAATTGGAAATAATCTTGTAAAAGTATTTGCTTGGTATGACAATGAGTGGGGATATTCTTGCAGGTTAGCAGATATAACAAGATTAGTTGCGGAGAAGCTATAA
- the leuS gene encoding leucine--tRNA ligase, which translates to MKKYNPQEIEPKWQKKWEEDRIYYVKERNDKPKFYSLVMFPYPSGDLHMGHMRNYTIGDLIARFYTMRGYNVLNPMGWDAFGQPAENAAIKHKVHPKEWTYKNIARMKEQLFKMGVVYDWDREVTACSPDYYKWTQWIFLKLYERGLAYRKKAPVNWCPNCKTVLANEEVVDGGCWRCKTEVEKKEFEQWFFKITEYAEDLLKDLDTLEHWPEKVKLMQKNWIGKSEGLEFYFEVKDSQERIYVFTTRPDTIFGVTFVVLAPEHPLVEKITKPEYLNEVREYIAKAKNKSELERIAFEKEKTGVFTGSYAIHPLTKELVPIYVADYVLYTYGTGAIMAVPAHDSRDYEFALKYNLPIKVVITPYDEEDPKLPYEEEGIMINSFEYSGMKSIDFWHEIINKFESLGIGKRKVQYKLRDWLVSRQRYWGAPIPIIYCSNCGIVPVPYEDLPVLLPDISDFEPTGTGESPLAKVPEFVNVKCPKCGGNAKRETDTLATFVDSSWYYFRYTDPHNEKEPFSREKAEYWLPVDQYTGGIEHAVLHLLYSRFITKVLYDAGYSPVKEPFKRLFTQGMVYKDGQIMSKSLGNIVSVDYMVENYGADTARLFILFVAPPEVDMEWSDEGVEGAHRFLNRLWRLVLEESEVKERNPNDDKRLERILHKTIKKVTEDIISFKFNTAVAAMMEFLNELTDYKNKYGSTELFKECIKNLLLLLAPFVPHITEELWKELGYEYSIHLQQWPSYNPELIKEEIITLVIQINGKVRDRVDVNADITEEEALKIALQRENVKKYLGNKNPKKVVFVPGKLLSLSI; encoded by the coding sequence ATGAAAAAATATAATCCTCAAGAGATAGAGCCAAAATGGCAGAAAAAATGGGAAGAAGATAGGATTTATTATGTAAAAGAAAGGAATGATAAACCTAAATTCTATTCCTTAGTAATGTTTCCTTATCCATCTGGAGATCTTCATATGGGACATATGAGAAATTATACCATTGGAGATCTTATTGCTCGATTTTATACCATGCGAGGATATAATGTTTTAAATCCTATGGGTTGGGATGCTTTTGGACAACCTGCAGAAAATGCTGCAATAAAGCATAAGGTTCATCCAAAGGAATGGACATATAAAAATATTGCAAGAATGAAGGAACAGTTATTTAAAATGGGAGTGGTTTATGACTGGGATAGAGAAGTTACTGCCTGCTCTCCAGATTATTATAAATGGACTCAATGGATCTTTTTAAAACTTTATGAAAGAGGACTTGCTTATAGAAAAAAGGCTCCTGTAAATTGGTGTCCAAATTGTAAAACAGTTCTTGCAAATGAAGAAGTAGTTGATGGAGGATGTTGGAGATGCAAAACAGAAGTGGAAAAAAAGGAATTTGAACAATGGTTTTTTAAAATAACAGAATATGCAGAAGATCTTCTTAAAGATTTGGATACTTTGGAACACTGGCCTGAAAAAGTTAAATTAATGCAAAAAAACTGGATAGGAAAGTCAGAAGGCTTAGAGTTTTATTTTGAGGTAAAAGATTCTCAGGAAAGAATTTATGTGTTCACTACAAGACCTGATACTATATTTGGAGTTACCTTTGTAGTTCTTGCCCCAGAACATCCATTAGTAGAAAAAATCACTAAGCCTGAATATTTAAATGAAGTTAGAGAATATATAGCAAAAGCAAAGAATAAGAGTGAACTTGAAAGAATAGCTTTTGAAAAGGAAAAGACTGGAGTGTTTACAGGAAGTTATGCTATTCATCCACTAACTAAAGAGTTAGTTCCAATTTATGTAGCAGATTATGTTCTTTATACTTATGGAACAGGAGCAATAATGGCAGTACCTGCTCATGACTCAAGGGATTATGAATTTGCTTTGAAATATAATCTTCCTATAAAGGTTGTAATTACTCCCTATGATGAAGAAGATCCAAAACTCCCTTATGAAGAAGAAGGGATTATGATAAATTCTTTTGAATATAGTGGGATGAAAAGTATTGATTTTTGGCACGAAATTATTAACAAATTTGAAAGCTTAGGAATTGGGAAAAGAAAGGTTCAATATAAATTAAGAGATTGGCTAGTATCAAGACAAAGGTATTGGGGAGCTCCTATTCCTATTATTTATTGCTCCAATTGTGGTATAGTTCCTGTACCCTATGAAGATCTTCCAGTGCTTCTTCCTGACATTTCTGATTTTGAACCAACAGGAACAGGAGAGAGTCCTCTTGCAAAGGTTCCAGAATTCGTGAATGTAAAATGTCCAAAATGTGGTGGTAATGCAAAAAGAGAAACAGATACTCTTGCTACTTTTGTAGATTCTTCTTGGTATTATTTTCGATATACTGATCCTCATAATGAAAAAGAGCCATTCTCAAGAGAAAAGGCAGAGTATTGGCTTCCTGTGGATCAATATACAGGAGGAATAGAACATGCAGTTTTGCATCTTCTCTATTCGAGATTTATTACAAAAGTCTTATATGATGCAGGATACAGTCCTGTGAAAGAGCCTTTTAAAAGATTATTTACTCAAGGAATGGTATATAAAGACGGTCAGATAATGTCTAAATCTTTAGGAAATATAGTTTCTGTAGATTATATGGTTGAAAATTATGGTGCTGATACTGCAAGACTTTTCATATTGTTTGTTGCTCCTCCAGAAGTTGATATGGAGTGGAGTGATGAAGGAGTTGAAGGTGCTCATAGATTCTTAAATAGACTCTGGAGATTAGTCTTAGAGGAAAGTGAAGTTAAAGAGAGGAATCCTAATGATGATAAAAGGTTAGAAAGAATTCTTCATAAAACCATAAAAAAAGTGACAGAGGATATAATTTCTTTCAAATTTAATACTGCTGTTGCTGCAATGATGGAATTTTTAAATGAATTAACAGATTATAAAAATAAATATGGTTCTACTGAACTGTTTAAAGAATGTATTAAAAATTTACTTTTGCTTTTAGCTCCCTTTGTTCCTCATATTACTGAGGAACTTTGGAAAGAATTAGGTTATGAATATAGTATTCACCTACAACAATGGCCATCTTATAATCCTGAATTAATAAAAGAAGAAATTATAACCTTAGTCATTCAAATAAATGGAAAAGTAAGAGATAGAGTAGATGTTAACGCGGATATTACCGAAGAAGAGGCCTTAAAGATTGCCCTTCAAAGAGAAAATGTCAAAAAATATTTAGGCAATAAAAATCCAAAAAAAGTAGTTTTTGTCCCAGGGAAACTTCTTAGTTTAAGTATTTAA
- a CDS encoding ABC transporter permease: MKKFNNLLKKEIKELVTAQLIISLVAVIILFSFMGNLTKSEIKKSIEKKDLYVLDLDKSALSMEVLNNLSFGNFRIKLINKLIKEENRENAIKYAKENNINFLMIIPRDFERTVSQFKSKEIEIYSFIKSFSLGSTIGSNLINQVIVSVNRYISNNFLKSKFPEIDPDDLKNPIKSKEFIIVKDKMAEGSTSQVINMVYSQSIFIPIILMMVIMFSSQMVLSAIAMEKQDKTLETLLTVPISRKQIVIAKMMGAGIVGVISAGIYMLGYRSFMTGVMGDVKTSDITSQVIQKLGLQLTPSGYFLLGVSLFLAILCALALATILGVLAEDLKSAQGMALPLIFLIMIPYFLSLFSDINSLSLPLKIFILAIPFTHPFLASQNILLGNYSIVAYGIIYMFAVFVVLIFISAKIFSTDRVLTMKLRFGGKKLLKGS; the protein is encoded by the coding sequence ATGAAAAAATTTAATAATCTTCTTAAAAAGGAGATTAAAGAGCTTGTTACAGCACAGCTAATAATTTCTTTAGTTGCTGTGATTATCCTCTTTAGCTTTATGGGTAATTTAACAAAAAGCGAAATAAAAAAGAGTATCGAAAAAAAAGATCTTTATGTTTTAGATTTAGATAAATCTGCTCTTTCCATGGAGGTTTTAAATAATCTTTCTTTTGGAAATTTTAGGATAAAACTTATAAATAAATTAATAAAGGAAGAAAATAGAGAGAATGCAATCAAATATGCAAAGGAGAATAATATAAATTTCTTGATGATAATTCCAAGGGATTTTGAAAGGACAGTATCTCAATTTAAGTCAAAAGAAATTGAGATATATTCCTTTATAAAAAGCTTCTCTCTAGGAAGCACTATAGGATCTAACCTTATAAATCAAGTTATTGTTTCAGTTAATAGATATATTTCAAATAATTTTTTAAAATCTAAATTTCCCGAGATAGATCCCGATGATCTAAAAAATCCTATTAAAAGTAAAGAGTTTATTATTGTGAAAGATAAAATGGCGGAGGGATCAACTTCTCAAGTGATTAACATGGTTTATTCTCAATCCATTTTTATTCCTATTATATTAATGATGGTGATAATGTTTTCATCTCAAATGGTTCTTTCCGCTATTGCTATGGAAAAACAGGATAAAACCTTAGAAACTTTACTTACAGTACCTATAAGCAGAAAACAAATTGTTATTGCAAAAATGATGGGAGCAGGAATTGTAGGAGTAATTTCAGCAGGGATATACATGTTGGGATATAGATCTTTTATGACAGGAGTTATGGGAGATGTGAAAACTTCTGATATTACTTCTCAAGTTATACAAAAATTAGGACTGCAACTTACTCCTTCTGGATATTTTCTTTTAGGAGTCTCTCTCTTTCTTGCTATTCTATGTGCCTTAGCATTAGCTACAATTTTGGGTGTTTTGGCGGAAGATTTAAAGAGTGCTCAAGGTATGGCTTTACCCTTAATATTTCTTATCATGATTCCTTACTTTTTATCCCTTTTCTCTGATATAAACTCTTTATCTTTACCTTTAAAAATCTTTATATTGGCAATACCATTCACTCATCCCTTTCTTGCTTCTCAGAATATTCTTTTAGGGAATTATTCCATAGTAGCCTATGGGATAATTTATATGTTCGCAGTATTTGTTGTTTTAATTTTCATTTCTGCAAAGATTTTCTCTACAGATAGAGTTTTAACTATGAAGCTGAGATTTGGAGGAAAGAAATTATTGAAAGGATCATAA
- a CDS encoding ABC transporter ATP-binding protein, whose translation MEIILQVKNLKKNYGNISALKGISFEVRKGEIFALIGPNGAGKTTTLRIIATLLSPSDGEVFFNGKNIKENPDFVRENISYLPEEAGVYKNMKGIDYLEFMANFYAKDAREKDIFIKRAIEISGLGERLKDKVGSYSKGMVRKLLIARALMTKPILAILDEPTSGLDVINALEVREIIREYVKEGTSVLLSSHNMLEIEFLSDRVALIDNGKILEMGTSEELKEKYSSRNLEEVFRRVIQ comes from the coding sequence ATGGAAATAATTCTTCAGGTTAAGAATCTTAAAAAGAATTATGGAAATATTTCTGCATTAAAGGGAATAAGTTTTGAAGTAAGAAAAGGAGAAATTTTTGCTCTTATAGGTCCCAATGGTGCGGGAAAGACTACTACTTTAAGAATTATAGCAACTCTTCTTTCTCCTTCCGATGGAGAAGTATTCTTTAATGGGAAAAATATAAAAGAAAACCCTGATTTTGTAAGGGAGAATATTAGTTATTTGCCCGAAGAAGCAGGAGTCTATAAGAATATGAAAGGAATTGATTATTTGGAATTTATGGCAAATTTTTATGCTAAGGATGCAAGAGAAAAAGATATTTTTATTAAAAGAGCAATAGAGATTTCAGGCTTAGGAGAAAGATTAAAGGATAAAGTAGGAAGTTACAGTAAGGGAATGGTTAGAAAACTTCTTATTGCAAGGGCTCTTATGACAAAGCCTATTCTTGCTATTCTTGATGAACCAACTTCAGGACTTGATGTGATAAATGCTTTAGAAGTAAGGGAAATTATAAGAGAATATGTAAAAGAAGGCACTTCTGTTCTTCTTTCCTCTCATAATATGTTGGAAATAGAATTCCTATCCGATAGAGTTGCTCTTATAGATAATGGAAAGATTCTTGAAATGGGAACTTCTGAGGAATTAAAAGAAAAATACTCTTCAAGAAACTTAGAAGAAGTTTTTAGGAGGGTCATACAATGA
- a CDS encoding transcriptional repressor: MELRKTFKDLGLRMSKQRVAILEFFEENKEGHFSLNEIHEKLSQKNKNISFTSVYRTCKLLEKLGLIRQISFEERHIHYESNLTPHLHYQCLICGKIVEENPEWLKEWKKELDSSNFLITSYRVQIYGVCKDCQSKYPEDVKRKLNMGV; this comes from the coding sequence ATGGAGTTAAGAAAAACTTTTAAGGATCTTGGATTAAGAATGAGTAAACAAAGAGTAGCAATTCTAGAATTTTTTGAGGAAAATAAAGAAGGACATTTCTCACTAAATGAAATTCATGAAAAACTATCTCAAAAAAATAAAAATATTTCTTTCACCTCTGTTTACAGAACATGTAAATTACTTGAAAAATTAGGATTAATAAGACAGATTTCCTTTGAAGAAAGACATATACACTACGAAAGTAATCTAACCCCACATCTTCATTATCAATGTCTTATATGTGGAAAAATTGTAGAAGAAAATCCAGAGTGGTTGAAGGAATGGAAAAAAGAATTAGATAGTAGTAATTTCTTAATAACCTCTTACAGGGTTCAAATTTATGGGGTTTGTAAAGATTGCCAGAGTAAATATCCAGAAGATGTAAAAAGAAAGTTAAATATGGGGGTATAA
- a CDS encoding ferrous iron transport protein A, translated as MVKALLEMNKGEKGKILSIKGGKGRILRLAELGIIPGEEIILMQKSFGPIIVKVKDTNLALGRVIAQNIIVEVENGKKED; from the coding sequence ATGGTAAAAGCCCTTTTGGAAATGAATAAAGGAGAAAAAGGAAAGATCCTATCGATAAAAGGAGGAAAAGGAAGAATATTAAGACTAGCAGAATTAGGAATAATTCCAGGAGAAGAGATAATCCTCATGCAGAAAAGTTTTGGCCCTATAATTGTTAAAGTAAAAGATACAAACTTAGCTTTAGGAAGAGTTATTGCTCAAAATATAATAGTAGAGGTGGAGAATGGAAAAAAAGAAGATTAG